Part of the Sorghum bicolor cultivar BTx623 chromosome 1, Sorghum_bicolor_NCBIv3, whole genome shotgun sequence genome, GTAGTCGACGTAGGCCATGAGGTCCGCCGCCGAGAGCGTGGCGATGGCTGCGGCCGCCGTCTCGTCGCAGGCCGCGAGAAGGGCCGGGGAGATCTCGCCGACGAGGTGGCCGTCCTCGGTGACCACGGCGACGGCCGTCTCCGTGGCGACGGCGCGGCGGATGAGGGGCACGGCGGACAGGGCCGACTCGCCGGGGCGCACCGAGAGGTAGTCGGTGCGCACGAGTCCCAGGGAGGACACGGAGCGCGCGGCCACATGGTAGAAGAGGCCGATGGAGTTGAGGAAGTAGCGCACGAGGTCCTCCTGCGTGAGCCAGCAGaagtcgccggcggcggcgccaccgcctccgcctccgccgccgccgccaacgaGCTGCTTCCTGCGCCCGCCAGCGCGGAGTGGCACGGCGAGCACCTGCGCCCCGCTCAGAACCGCATCAAGCGCCTCCAAGATACTGCAGAAAGAAGAGAAACCTCACACTGGTCAGCTCAAAACGAACCGAATCTATGCCGTGAATCCCGTGATTAAAAATAGGCAAGACGCGAGACACGGAGACAGGATCCCAAAAGAATCACCACTATTTTCAAGAAAGATTCGATTAAGACGCACAATTTTTCGAACCACATGCCGAGATCCTCCTTTCATTCCGAGACTCGATCAAGCGGCGCCGTTTTCTAGCCACAAGCAGGCCCCCCAAAAGAAGCAGCTGATCCTATCCTATCAAGCATCTCGCAAGGAGACATGCATGGGTGCATGTCACAATCTCCGGGCACCCACACCGAGCAGCGCCACAAGATTGTCTCCGCTGAGTCGGACGATCTGACCCGAATGCGGCTTTTTCTTCACCACCACGAGTACTGACAGTCAATTGCTCGAATCGGGTCGCATATTCCAAGCAGGAAAGTAGACATCAAACTCTCCAAGTAACTACGATGAGGATGAACGCTCGTCTGTCTTGACTTGGACCCAAAATATAAAATGACACTAGCCAGCAAACCAATTTATTCTACTAATAACGCTGCCTCATAGAATCATTTTTTTTCGCAGCTTTTATGGGGATTTTTGACCAAAAATCGTGTTTCCTCGTGACGAGCCTTAGCAAACGTCCAATCTTGAAAGAATCCCACGCGTCGTTTGCACAGGAGACCCAAAAGAGAGGAAGAGGGAAAGGGGTTGAGCCTTTACCTGGAGCGGGGATCGACGCGGCGGACCTCTCCGGCGCCGTCCTTGGGCAGGAGGGCGGAGACTGGCTTGGAGAACACGGCGGCGGGGCGCGCGAGCGCCTCGGGGTCGGTGCAGAGGAAGCAGAGCACGTCCGCGAGGCCGACCCGGCCGACGACGGCGCGCGCTGGTCCGGTCACCGCGACGCAGGCTGCGGCGCCAGAGCGGGCCACCCTCCGGAGCGCGGCGGCaaggtcgccggcggcggcggagagcgGGAGCGACCTCACGGCCGGCTTGCCGATGCACAGGTCCGACACCTCATTGGCCAGGAAGCTCACTGCCATGCACTTGCGGGGCGAGCCCTGGGCGGTTTCGAGATCGAAACCTCCTTCAAAGATTtcaagggggagggggagggggagggggagagggagcggCGAGGAACCGGGAGGCGTTTCTTGGTGGGATTTgggaggaagaagacgaaggagggggaggaggggaTTTTTGTTTCAACCGCGGCTCGCTGGGAGGAGGGCGCTTATATAGGCTTTGCCGCTTTGGGGGCTGGGGAGAGGGGGTTGCGACGCGGTGTGGGTCGTGGTGTCTCAATGACATGTGGGGTCACTAATTCGTGGGCCCTGGAGAGGTGAGAGCTGGGTTGTTTTGGGGTGAGCTGGTGAAAAACCCCGCCGCGGTTTTacgcggtggtggcgtcgaacGGCTAAGCTGTTTTCAAGCCGGCTATGCTGAGCTGACAGCTGAGTCGAGCCGACTGCTGACCTGAGCTGGTTGCTGACTAGGATTTGGAGATCTGTGGAAAGGGATCCGCTGTTGTGCAGGTTTGCCAGTGGAGCAAAACGTTTCCGGATCCTCTGCTCTAGAGTCTAGAGTAGGAGGAGCGCTGCAAAAAAAACTTTGTATAATAAGGCTAGTCTGAATGTATGTTTTATGAGattgtcatgcacattaaatagggtgtcacataagcaaaattgttgacttagcagggtcattaaatgaagaagttttatcagatgagagagaagtttcatccccatgaaactcatgtggctcggttacctagtttatagtgttGCTAACTGTgttatgaaactatgcattgagggcctgtttagatgcagCCAAACAGCCAAAACTTTTGGAGAAATGAGCACTTTTTGGAAGAATGGATCTAAACAGGGGCTTGTAAACTTGGCTgtaaagatttggaatttgggaCCTTAGAGCCTTAAAACTGTGTAAACTTGCTTGGGTACCCGTGTCATGTGTCTTGCAGACCAAAAAATTTGGGAAGCATCTAAACACCTACTTGAATGTAAAGTTTACAGCCAAAAGTTTTGGGATATaaaaaatttggatctaaacaggccTGAGACTAGCCTAATAACCTACACGATTCACGAGACGCTTCTTCGTTCAAAAAAGCATCGGTAATTATAGGACACATGCGCAAAAATTCTTCAATTTCGATAATGTGACAAGCTTTACTTCGTATCAAAGTATATATGATGTATATTAAACGTATATATTTTCTtcagatttttttatttgagtaagTTTTCAAAAGAAAAGGTAAAAAGATGCAGCTAAACAGTGCTTAGTTGGCATATATTAAACAAATATTAGGTCTACTATATACCATATACAGTGCTTAGTTTGCAAATTAAATGTTCATTATGGTATCGACCATATTAAACAAATATTATTGTACACTAGGATTCATCAATCAAATATGTTCTAAAAAAAGACATAAAATTAGGTTGATGTTTCTGTATTTCTCTCGATGGTACTCATATATCATCTTGAATTTAACTGTTCTAAGTTATATAAGttatatttatagtattttatttttttatgttaaatatatattacgtgTAGATTTATAAAAAGATCATGTACCAAGAAAAAAAGGCTGTGTTGTTGTTGTGGATGAAATAAATATGATTAATGTCTACTTTTCTTACTTTGATTGAGTTATTTATTTACATAGAAATAAATGTGAGATACTCTTGGCTGGCATGCTGGTCCACTTCGGCGGGCAGCAGTGCAGCGAAGTAGTGGTAGGGGTAACTTTTTGGACTTCCGTTTGACCACCATGTGCGCATCCATCCACAGTGCAGACATTTTGGACATGTGCTGCTTTAGCTGCCTGGCAGTGGGCCAACGTCTTTCTCTTAACCTTTCGTTATCAACTTTTAACCCCGTCATTCCTTTTAGAAAAAAGCGTGTGGATTGGTA contains:
- the LOC8065798 gene encoding CBS domain-containing protein CBSX5; this encodes MAVSFLANEVSDLCIGKPAVRSLPLSAAAGDLAAALRRVARSGAAACVAVTGPARAVVGRVGLADVLCFLCTDPEALARPAAVFSKPVSALLPKDGAGEVRRVDPRSSILEALDAVLSGAQVLAVPLRAGGRRKQLVGGGGGGGGGGAAAGDFCWLTQEDLVRYFLNSIGLFYHVAARSVSSLGLVRTDYLSVRPGESALSAVPLIRRAVATETAVAVVTEDGHLVGEISPALLAACDETAAAAIATLSAADLMAYVDYFGSPPEHILRAVKAGLKDKGLDAMLALIEDETLSSFSSASSSSDEEAAGRAQLRRPSSGSYGRRSAEEPVVCSPASSLVAVMVQALAHRVSYVWVLDEDNDCRLAGIVTFADVLRVFREQLL